From Cannabis sativa cultivar Pink pepper isolate KNU-18-1 chromosome 8, ASM2916894v1, whole genome shotgun sequence, a single genomic window includes:
- the LOC115701351 gene encoding pentatricopeptide repeat-containing protein At3g29290 isoform X3, with protein sequence MGGQIMASGNGLTCFHQLYTPLSCMRGFQHFHHSLHPHSALNFSQKYPPCEVYMVSMWVPKSKIPRTSFITGCIRVNNSLLVRNRVSTIESEEEDSDELNPSEKLGFEVEQKLPPWGKLGTFKDLDSEPGDLKEPRSVSEGKVMLNVKRVHFLEETDEETLSKRILVLSRTNKIRSALELLRSMELSSLCPNLHACNSVLSCLLRNGLLDDGLRVFEFMKTKNMTTGHTYSLILKAVAGARGSDAALQMFSEIEGDCQAMNSFDTIVYNTMISVCGRVNNWFETLRLWRSMKENHHSETRVTYSLLVTIFVRCNQNELAFDAYCEMLQRKFEPGSDTMQAIIGACAKEGKWDFALNVFQNMLKRNVKPNPISCNALINSLGKAGEVKLAFGVYDIMKSLGHSPDAYTWNALLSALYRVNRHDDALQLFENIKQEKDSQLNSHLYDVALMSCSKLGLWERALQLLWQMETNGVSVSTASYNLVISACETARKADIAVQVYDHMVHQKCIPDTLTQLSIVRVCIWGSLWDEVEDILKQAAPNASLYNAAIQGMCLRGEINLAKKLYANMRSCNLQPDGKTRNLMLQNLRKKSSVRYKSRRAFPHRKKAKFSLMSLC encoded by the exons ATGGGGGGACAAATTATGGCTTCAGGGAATGGCCTTACTTGCTTCCACCAATTATATACTCCACTTAGTTGTATGCGTGGTTTCCAGCATTTTCACCATTCTTTACATCCTCATTCAGCTCTGAATTTTAGCCAAAAGTATCCCCCTTGTGAGGTTTACATGGTTTCTATGTGGGTACCCAAGTCCAAGATTCCTAGGACAAGTTTCATAACCGGGTGCATAAGGGTGAATAATTCACTTCTTGTTCGGAATAGAGTTTCTACTATTGAGAGTGAAGAAGAGGACAGTGATGAATTGAACCCAAGTGAGAAATTGGGATTTGAAGTTGAACAGAAATTACCTCCTTGGGGAAAGTTAGGGACTTTCAAAGATTTAGATTCAGAACCTGGTGATTTAAAGGAGCCCAGGTCAGTTTCTGAAGGAAAGGTTATGTTGAATGTAAAAAGAGTTCATTTTTTGGAGGAAACTGATGAAGAAACTTTGTCAAAGCGAATTTTGGTGCTTAGTAGGACCAACAAGATCAGAAGTGCATTGGAATTGCTCAGGTCCATGGAATTATCGAGCCTGTGTCCGAACTTACATGCCTGCAATTCAGTTTTATCTTGTCTCTTGAGGAATGGGTTACTAGATGATGGCCTTAGAGTGTTTGAGTTCATGAAGACAAAGAATATGACCACAGGACATACTTATAGCTTGATACTAAAAGCTGTTGCTGGTGCTAGAGGATCTGATGCTGCCCTTCAAATGTTTAGTGAAATAGAAGGAGATTGCCAAGCTATGAATAGTTTTGATACAATTGTTTACAATACAATGATATCAGTTTGTGGTAGAGTGAACAACTGGTTTGAAACACTGAGATTATGGAGAAGTATGAAAGAAAATCATCATAGTGAAACAAGGGTAACTTACAGTCTCTTAGTTACCATTTTTGTTCGATGTAATCAGAATGAACTAGCCTTTGATGCTTACTGTGAGATGCTTCAAAGAAAATTTGAACCAGGTAGTGACACAATGCAAGCTATAATTGGTGCTTGTGCAAAAGAAGGAAAATGGGATTTTGCATTGAATGTTTTCCAAAACATGTTGAAGAGAAATGTCAAGCCAAATCCCATTTCATGCAATGCACTCATTAATTCACTTGGGAAAGCTGGGGAGGTCAAACTAGCATTTGGGGTGTATGATATTATGAAATCTTTAGGCCATTCACCGGATGCATATACATGGAATGCATTACTTAGTGCACTCTACAGGGTGAATCGACATGATGATGCTCTTCAGCTCTTCGAGAACATCAAGCAAGAGAAAGATTCTCAGTTGAATTCGCATTTGTATGATGTGGCTTTGATGTCTTGCTCGAAGCTTGGTTTATGGGAGAGAGCTTTGCAGCTTTTGTGGCAAATGGAAACTAATGGAGTCTCAGTTTCAACTGCATCATATAATCTTGTTATTAGTGCTTGTGAGACAGCAAGGAAGGCTGATATTGCAGTGCAAGTGTACGATCACATGGTTCACCAGAAGTGCATCCCAGACACATTAACTCAACTTTCCATAGTTAGAGTTTGCATTTGGGGTTCTCTCTGGGATGAGGTAGAGGATATCCTGAAA CAGGCTGCACCAAACGCATCCCTCTACAATGCAGCCATTCAAGGAATGTGTTTAAGAGGCGAGATCAATTTAGCGAAAAAGCTTTATGCAAATATGCGCAGCTGCAACCTTCAACCAGATGGGAAAACAAGGAATTTGATGCTTCAAAATTTGAGGAAAAAAAGCTCAGTTAGATACAAATCTAGACGAGCTTTTCCTCACCGAAAGAAGGCGAAATTTTCTTTGATGTCATT GTGCTAA
- the LOC115701351 gene encoding pentatricopeptide repeat-containing protein At3g29290 isoform X1 translates to MGGQIMASGNGLTCFHQLYTPLSCMRGFQHFHHSLHPHSALNFSQKYPPCEVYMVSMWVPKSKIPRTSFITGCIRVNNSLLVRNRVSTIESEEEDSDELNPSEKLGFEVEQKLPPWGKLGTFKDLDSEPGDLKEPRSVSEGKVMLNVKRVHFLEETDEETLSKRILVLSRTNKIRSALELLRSMELSSLCPNLHACNSVLSCLLRNGLLDDGLRVFEFMKTKNMTTGHTYSLILKAVAGARGSDAALQMFSEIEGDCQAMNSFDTIVYNTMISVCGRVNNWFETLRLWRSMKENHHSETRVTYSLLVTIFVRCNQNELAFDAYCEMLQRKFEPGSDTMQAIIGACAKEGKWDFALNVFQNMLKRNVKPNPISCNALINSLGKAGEVKLAFGVYDIMKSLGHSPDAYTWNALLSALYRVNRHDDALQLFENIKQEKDSQLNSHLYDVALMSCSKLGLWERALQLLWQMETNGVSVSTASYNLVISACETARKADIAVQVYDHMVHQKCIPDTLTQLSIVRVCIWGSLWDEVEDILKQAAPNASLYNAAIQGMCLRGEINLAKKLYANMRSCNLQPDGKTRNLMLQNLRKKSSVRYKSRRAFPHRKKAKFSLMSLTRPTALWHWTVFIEF, encoded by the exons ATGGGGGGACAAATTATGGCTTCAGGGAATGGCCTTACTTGCTTCCACCAATTATATACTCCACTTAGTTGTATGCGTGGTTTCCAGCATTTTCACCATTCTTTACATCCTCATTCAGCTCTGAATTTTAGCCAAAAGTATCCCCCTTGTGAGGTTTACATGGTTTCTATGTGGGTACCCAAGTCCAAGATTCCTAGGACAAGTTTCATAACCGGGTGCATAAGGGTGAATAATTCACTTCTTGTTCGGAATAGAGTTTCTACTATTGAGAGTGAAGAAGAGGACAGTGATGAATTGAACCCAAGTGAGAAATTGGGATTTGAAGTTGAACAGAAATTACCTCCTTGGGGAAAGTTAGGGACTTTCAAAGATTTAGATTCAGAACCTGGTGATTTAAAGGAGCCCAGGTCAGTTTCTGAAGGAAAGGTTATGTTGAATGTAAAAAGAGTTCATTTTTTGGAGGAAACTGATGAAGAAACTTTGTCAAAGCGAATTTTGGTGCTTAGTAGGACCAACAAGATCAGAAGTGCATTGGAATTGCTCAGGTCCATGGAATTATCGAGCCTGTGTCCGAACTTACATGCCTGCAATTCAGTTTTATCTTGTCTCTTGAGGAATGGGTTACTAGATGATGGCCTTAGAGTGTTTGAGTTCATGAAGACAAAGAATATGACCACAGGACATACTTATAGCTTGATACTAAAAGCTGTTGCTGGTGCTAGAGGATCTGATGCTGCCCTTCAAATGTTTAGTGAAATAGAAGGAGATTGCCAAGCTATGAATAGTTTTGATACAATTGTTTACAATACAATGATATCAGTTTGTGGTAGAGTGAACAACTGGTTTGAAACACTGAGATTATGGAGAAGTATGAAAGAAAATCATCATAGTGAAACAAGGGTAACTTACAGTCTCTTAGTTACCATTTTTGTTCGATGTAATCAGAATGAACTAGCCTTTGATGCTTACTGTGAGATGCTTCAAAGAAAATTTGAACCAGGTAGTGACACAATGCAAGCTATAATTGGTGCTTGTGCAAAAGAAGGAAAATGGGATTTTGCATTGAATGTTTTCCAAAACATGTTGAAGAGAAATGTCAAGCCAAATCCCATTTCATGCAATGCACTCATTAATTCACTTGGGAAAGCTGGGGAGGTCAAACTAGCATTTGGGGTGTATGATATTATGAAATCTTTAGGCCATTCACCGGATGCATATACATGGAATGCATTACTTAGTGCACTCTACAGGGTGAATCGACATGATGATGCTCTTCAGCTCTTCGAGAACATCAAGCAAGAGAAAGATTCTCAGTTGAATTCGCATTTGTATGATGTGGCTTTGATGTCTTGCTCGAAGCTTGGTTTATGGGAGAGAGCTTTGCAGCTTTTGTGGCAAATGGAAACTAATGGAGTCTCAGTTTCAACTGCATCATATAATCTTGTTATTAGTGCTTGTGAGACAGCAAGGAAGGCTGATATTGCAGTGCAAGTGTACGATCACATGGTTCACCAGAAGTGCATCCCAGACACATTAACTCAACTTTCCATAGTTAGAGTTTGCATTTGGGGTTCTCTCTGGGATGAGGTAGAGGATATCCTGAAA CAGGCTGCACCAAACGCATCCCTCTACAATGCAGCCATTCAAGGAATGTGTTTAAGAGGCGAGATCAATTTAGCGAAAAAGCTTTATGCAAATATGCGCAGCTGCAACCTTCAACCAGATGGGAAAACAAGGAATTTGATGCTTCAAAATTTGAGGAAAAAAAGCTCAGTTAGATACAAATCTAGACGAGCTTTTCCTCACCGAAAGAAGGCGAAATTTTCTTTGATGTCATT GACAAGACCCACCGCTTTATGGCATTGGACTGTCTTCATCGAGTTTTGA
- the LOC115701351 gene encoding pentatricopeptide repeat-containing protein At3g29290 isoform X2 yields the protein MGGQIMASGNGLTCFHQLYTPLSCMRGFQHFHHSLHPHSALNFSQKYPPCEVYMVSMWVPKSKIPRTSFITGCIRVNNSLLVRNRVSTIESEEEDSDELNPSEKLGFEVEQKLPPWGKLGTFKDLDSEPGDLKEPRSVSEGKVMLNVKRVHFLEETDEETLSKRILVLSRTNKIRSALELLRSMELSSLCPNLHACNSVLSCLLRNGLLDDGLRVFEFMKTKNMTTGHTYSLILKAVAGARGSDAALQMFSEIEGDCQAMNSFDTIVYNTMISVCGRVNNWFETLRLWRSMKENHHSETRVTYSLLVTIFVRCNQNELAFDAYCEMLQRKFEPGSDTMQAIIGACAKEGKWDFALNVFQNMLKRNVKPNPISCNALINSLGKAGEVKLAFGVYDIMKSLGHSPDAYTWNALLSALYRVNRHDDALQLFENIKQEKDSQLNSHLYDVALMSCSKLGLWERALQLLWQMETNGVSVSTASYNLVISACETARKADIAVQVYDHMVHQKCIPDTLTQLSIVRVCIWGSLWDEVEDILKAAPNASLYNAAIQGMCLRGEINLAKKLYANMRSCNLQPDGKTRNLMLQNLRKKSSVRYKSRRAFPHRKKAKFSLMSLTRPTALWHWTVFIEF from the exons ATGGGGGGACAAATTATGGCTTCAGGGAATGGCCTTACTTGCTTCCACCAATTATATACTCCACTTAGTTGTATGCGTGGTTTCCAGCATTTTCACCATTCTTTACATCCTCATTCAGCTCTGAATTTTAGCCAAAAGTATCCCCCTTGTGAGGTTTACATGGTTTCTATGTGGGTACCCAAGTCCAAGATTCCTAGGACAAGTTTCATAACCGGGTGCATAAGGGTGAATAATTCACTTCTTGTTCGGAATAGAGTTTCTACTATTGAGAGTGAAGAAGAGGACAGTGATGAATTGAACCCAAGTGAGAAATTGGGATTTGAAGTTGAACAGAAATTACCTCCTTGGGGAAAGTTAGGGACTTTCAAAGATTTAGATTCAGAACCTGGTGATTTAAAGGAGCCCAGGTCAGTTTCTGAAGGAAAGGTTATGTTGAATGTAAAAAGAGTTCATTTTTTGGAGGAAACTGATGAAGAAACTTTGTCAAAGCGAATTTTGGTGCTTAGTAGGACCAACAAGATCAGAAGTGCATTGGAATTGCTCAGGTCCATGGAATTATCGAGCCTGTGTCCGAACTTACATGCCTGCAATTCAGTTTTATCTTGTCTCTTGAGGAATGGGTTACTAGATGATGGCCTTAGAGTGTTTGAGTTCATGAAGACAAAGAATATGACCACAGGACATACTTATAGCTTGATACTAAAAGCTGTTGCTGGTGCTAGAGGATCTGATGCTGCCCTTCAAATGTTTAGTGAAATAGAAGGAGATTGCCAAGCTATGAATAGTTTTGATACAATTGTTTACAATACAATGATATCAGTTTGTGGTAGAGTGAACAACTGGTTTGAAACACTGAGATTATGGAGAAGTATGAAAGAAAATCATCATAGTGAAACAAGGGTAACTTACAGTCTCTTAGTTACCATTTTTGTTCGATGTAATCAGAATGAACTAGCCTTTGATGCTTACTGTGAGATGCTTCAAAGAAAATTTGAACCAGGTAGTGACACAATGCAAGCTATAATTGGTGCTTGTGCAAAAGAAGGAAAATGGGATTTTGCATTGAATGTTTTCCAAAACATGTTGAAGAGAAATGTCAAGCCAAATCCCATTTCATGCAATGCACTCATTAATTCACTTGGGAAAGCTGGGGAGGTCAAACTAGCATTTGGGGTGTATGATATTATGAAATCTTTAGGCCATTCACCGGATGCATATACATGGAATGCATTACTTAGTGCACTCTACAGGGTGAATCGACATGATGATGCTCTTCAGCTCTTCGAGAACATCAAGCAAGAGAAAGATTCTCAGTTGAATTCGCATTTGTATGATGTGGCTTTGATGTCTTGCTCGAAGCTTGGTTTATGGGAGAGAGCTTTGCAGCTTTTGTGGCAAATGGAAACTAATGGAGTCTCAGTTTCAACTGCATCATATAATCTTGTTATTAGTGCTTGTGAGACAGCAAGGAAGGCTGATATTGCAGTGCAAGTGTACGATCACATGGTTCACCAGAAGTGCATCCCAGACACATTAACTCAACTTTCCATAGTTAGAGTTTGCATTTGGGGTTCTCTCTGGGATGAGGTAGAGGATATCCTGAAA GCTGCACCAAACGCATCCCTCTACAATGCAGCCATTCAAGGAATGTGTTTAAGAGGCGAGATCAATTTAGCGAAAAAGCTTTATGCAAATATGCGCAGCTGCAACCTTCAACCAGATGGGAAAACAAGGAATTTGATGCTTCAAAATTTGAGGAAAAAAAGCTCAGTTAGATACAAATCTAGACGAGCTTTTCCTCACCGAAAGAAGGCGAAATTTTCTTTGATGTCATT GACAAGACCCACCGCTTTATGGCATTGGACTGTCTTCATCGAGTTTTGA
- the LOC115701351 gene encoding pentatricopeptide repeat-containing protein At3g29290 isoform X5 — MGGQIMASGNGLTCFHQLYTPLSCMRGFQHFHHSLHPHSALNFSQKYPPCEVYMVSMWVPKSKIPRTSFITGCIRVNNSLLVRNRVSTIESEEEDSDELNPSEKLGFEVEQKLPPWGKLGTFKDLDSEPGDLKEPRSVSEGKVMLNVKRVHFLEETDEETLSKRILVLSRTNKIRSALELLRSMELSSLCPNLHACNSVLSCLLRNGLLDDGLRVFEFMKTKNMTTGHTYSLILKAVAGARGSDAALQMFSEIEGDCQAMNSFDTIVYNTMISVCGRVNNWFETLRLWRSMKENHHSETRVTYSLLVTIFVRCNQNELAFDAYCEMLQRKFEPGSDTMQAIIGACAKEGKWDFALNVFQNMLKRNVKPNPISCNALINSLGKAGEVKLAFGVYDIMKSLGHSPDAYTWNALLSALYRVNRHDDALQLFENIKQEKDSQLNSHLYDVALMSCSKLGLWERALQLLWQMETNGVSVSTASYNLVISACETARKADIAVQVYDHMVHQKCIPDTLTQLSIVRVCIWGSLWDEVEDILKAAPNASLYNAAIQGMCLRGEINLAKKLYANMRSCNLQPDGKTRNLMLQNLRKKSSVRYKSRRAFPHRKKAKFSLMSL, encoded by the exons ATGGGGGGACAAATTATGGCTTCAGGGAATGGCCTTACTTGCTTCCACCAATTATATACTCCACTTAGTTGTATGCGTGGTTTCCAGCATTTTCACCATTCTTTACATCCTCATTCAGCTCTGAATTTTAGCCAAAAGTATCCCCCTTGTGAGGTTTACATGGTTTCTATGTGGGTACCCAAGTCCAAGATTCCTAGGACAAGTTTCATAACCGGGTGCATAAGGGTGAATAATTCACTTCTTGTTCGGAATAGAGTTTCTACTATTGAGAGTGAAGAAGAGGACAGTGATGAATTGAACCCAAGTGAGAAATTGGGATTTGAAGTTGAACAGAAATTACCTCCTTGGGGAAAGTTAGGGACTTTCAAAGATTTAGATTCAGAACCTGGTGATTTAAAGGAGCCCAGGTCAGTTTCTGAAGGAAAGGTTATGTTGAATGTAAAAAGAGTTCATTTTTTGGAGGAAACTGATGAAGAAACTTTGTCAAAGCGAATTTTGGTGCTTAGTAGGACCAACAAGATCAGAAGTGCATTGGAATTGCTCAGGTCCATGGAATTATCGAGCCTGTGTCCGAACTTACATGCCTGCAATTCAGTTTTATCTTGTCTCTTGAGGAATGGGTTACTAGATGATGGCCTTAGAGTGTTTGAGTTCATGAAGACAAAGAATATGACCACAGGACATACTTATAGCTTGATACTAAAAGCTGTTGCTGGTGCTAGAGGATCTGATGCTGCCCTTCAAATGTTTAGTGAAATAGAAGGAGATTGCCAAGCTATGAATAGTTTTGATACAATTGTTTACAATACAATGATATCAGTTTGTGGTAGAGTGAACAACTGGTTTGAAACACTGAGATTATGGAGAAGTATGAAAGAAAATCATCATAGTGAAACAAGGGTAACTTACAGTCTCTTAGTTACCATTTTTGTTCGATGTAATCAGAATGAACTAGCCTTTGATGCTTACTGTGAGATGCTTCAAAGAAAATTTGAACCAGGTAGTGACACAATGCAAGCTATAATTGGTGCTTGTGCAAAAGAAGGAAAATGGGATTTTGCATTGAATGTTTTCCAAAACATGTTGAAGAGAAATGTCAAGCCAAATCCCATTTCATGCAATGCACTCATTAATTCACTTGGGAAAGCTGGGGAGGTCAAACTAGCATTTGGGGTGTATGATATTATGAAATCTTTAGGCCATTCACCGGATGCATATACATGGAATGCATTACTTAGTGCACTCTACAGGGTGAATCGACATGATGATGCTCTTCAGCTCTTCGAGAACATCAAGCAAGAGAAAGATTCTCAGTTGAATTCGCATTTGTATGATGTGGCTTTGATGTCTTGCTCGAAGCTTGGTTTATGGGAGAGAGCTTTGCAGCTTTTGTGGCAAATGGAAACTAATGGAGTCTCAGTTTCAACTGCATCATATAATCTTGTTATTAGTGCTTGTGAGACAGCAAGGAAGGCTGATATTGCAGTGCAAGTGTACGATCACATGGTTCACCAGAAGTGCATCCCAGACACATTAACTCAACTTTCCATAGTTAGAGTTTGCATTTGGGGTTCTCTCTGGGATGAGGTAGAGGATATCCTGAAA GCTGCACCAAACGCATCCCTCTACAATGCAGCCATTCAAGGAATGTGTTTAAGAGGCGAGATCAATTTAGCGAAAAAGCTTTATGCAAATATGCGCAGCTGCAACCTTCAACCAGATGGGAAAACAAGGAATTTGATGCTTCAAAATTTGAGGAAAAAAAGCTCAGTTAGATACAAATCTAGACGAGCTTTTCCTCACCGAAAGAAGGCGAAATTTTCTTTGATGTCATTGTGA
- the LOC115701351 gene encoding pentatricopeptide repeat-containing protein At3g29290 isoform X4, whose translation MGGQIMASGNGLTCFHQLYTPLSCMRGFQHFHHSLHPHSALNFSQKYPPCEVYMVSMWVPKSKIPRTSFITGCIRVNNSLLVRNRVSTIESEEEDSDELNPSEKLGFEVEQKLPPWGKLGTFKDLDSEPGDLKEPRSVSEGKVMLNVKRVHFLEETDEETLSKRILVLSRTNKIRSALELLRSMELSSLCPNLHACNSVLSCLLRNGLLDDGLRVFEFMKTKNMTTGHTYSLILKAVAGARGSDAALQMFSEIEGDCQAMNSFDTIVYNTMISVCGRVNNWFETLRLWRSMKENHHSETRVTYSLLVTIFVRCNQNELAFDAYCEMLQRKFEPGSDTMQAIIGACAKEGKWDFALNVFQNMLKRNVKPNPISCNALINSLGKAGEVKLAFGVYDIMKSLGHSPDAYTWNALLSALYRVNRHDDALQLFENIKQEKDSQLNSHLYDVALMSCSKLGLWERALQLLWQMETNGVSVSTASYNLVISACETARKADIAVQVYDHMVHQKCIPDTLTQLSIVRVCIWGSLWDEVEDILKQAAPNASLYNAAIQGMCLRGEINLAKKLYANMRSCNLQPDGKTRNLMLQNLRKKSSVRYKSRRAFPHRKKAKFSLMSL comes from the exons ATGGGGGGACAAATTATGGCTTCAGGGAATGGCCTTACTTGCTTCCACCAATTATATACTCCACTTAGTTGTATGCGTGGTTTCCAGCATTTTCACCATTCTTTACATCCTCATTCAGCTCTGAATTTTAGCCAAAAGTATCCCCCTTGTGAGGTTTACATGGTTTCTATGTGGGTACCCAAGTCCAAGATTCCTAGGACAAGTTTCATAACCGGGTGCATAAGGGTGAATAATTCACTTCTTGTTCGGAATAGAGTTTCTACTATTGAGAGTGAAGAAGAGGACAGTGATGAATTGAACCCAAGTGAGAAATTGGGATTTGAAGTTGAACAGAAATTACCTCCTTGGGGAAAGTTAGGGACTTTCAAAGATTTAGATTCAGAACCTGGTGATTTAAAGGAGCCCAGGTCAGTTTCTGAAGGAAAGGTTATGTTGAATGTAAAAAGAGTTCATTTTTTGGAGGAAACTGATGAAGAAACTTTGTCAAAGCGAATTTTGGTGCTTAGTAGGACCAACAAGATCAGAAGTGCATTGGAATTGCTCAGGTCCATGGAATTATCGAGCCTGTGTCCGAACTTACATGCCTGCAATTCAGTTTTATCTTGTCTCTTGAGGAATGGGTTACTAGATGATGGCCTTAGAGTGTTTGAGTTCATGAAGACAAAGAATATGACCACAGGACATACTTATAGCTTGATACTAAAAGCTGTTGCTGGTGCTAGAGGATCTGATGCTGCCCTTCAAATGTTTAGTGAAATAGAAGGAGATTGCCAAGCTATGAATAGTTTTGATACAATTGTTTACAATACAATGATATCAGTTTGTGGTAGAGTGAACAACTGGTTTGAAACACTGAGATTATGGAGAAGTATGAAAGAAAATCATCATAGTGAAACAAGGGTAACTTACAGTCTCTTAGTTACCATTTTTGTTCGATGTAATCAGAATGAACTAGCCTTTGATGCTTACTGTGAGATGCTTCAAAGAAAATTTGAACCAGGTAGTGACACAATGCAAGCTATAATTGGTGCTTGTGCAAAAGAAGGAAAATGGGATTTTGCATTGAATGTTTTCCAAAACATGTTGAAGAGAAATGTCAAGCCAAATCCCATTTCATGCAATGCACTCATTAATTCACTTGGGAAAGCTGGGGAGGTCAAACTAGCATTTGGGGTGTATGATATTATGAAATCTTTAGGCCATTCACCGGATGCATATACATGGAATGCATTACTTAGTGCACTCTACAGGGTGAATCGACATGATGATGCTCTTCAGCTCTTCGAGAACATCAAGCAAGAGAAAGATTCTCAGTTGAATTCGCATTTGTATGATGTGGCTTTGATGTCTTGCTCGAAGCTTGGTTTATGGGAGAGAGCTTTGCAGCTTTTGTGGCAAATGGAAACTAATGGAGTCTCAGTTTCAACTGCATCATATAATCTTGTTATTAGTGCTTGTGAGACAGCAAGGAAGGCTGATATTGCAGTGCAAGTGTACGATCACATGGTTCACCAGAAGTGCATCCCAGACACATTAACTCAACTTTCCATAGTTAGAGTTTGCATTTGGGGTTCTCTCTGGGATGAGGTAGAGGATATCCTGAAA CAGGCTGCACCAAACGCATCCCTCTACAATGCAGCCATTCAAGGAATGTGTTTAAGAGGCGAGATCAATTTAGCGAAAAAGCTTTATGCAAATATGCGCAGCTGCAACCTTCAACCAGATGGGAAAACAAGGAATTTGATGCTTCAAAATTTGAGGAAAAAAAGCTCAGTTAGATACAAATCTAGACGAGCTTTTCCTCACCGAAAGAAGGCGAAATTTTCTTTGATGTCATTGTGA